One Vulpes lagopus strain Blue_001 chromosome 17, ASM1834538v1, whole genome shotgun sequence DNA segment encodes these proteins:
- the RTP4 gene encoding receptor-transporting protein 4, with protein MASQPQGKQTVSDVRTWEQTFQELMQQEKPRARWTLKLDGKLEPDCLAEGWKQYQQKGFGRFQCSSCQRSWASAQVLILCHMYLEHQKSQGQVIMRLFAQRCKKCSWSRFEDPEFSPESAMRILKNVVRRILEKFYGNGFRKFPELPIIKEVPLDGSHDTINCEACTLGYCLLRSRNNTTEPSISPFSCTDNRSSSCHIGDVSSQNQECGNYYGSKGSGPSHTTTETQAPGAGTQPKGETSRPPTPMADRQTTQGNSQFTQGTAQWQTTPMADRQTTQGDSQATQVPWRTYSEVLKMARQQSAQQSCSQATWRTDPKTTSGAILRFTSRSHTQTIGRTAPSTLGSNLKLTQRTTRFVTIRGAQAVWESSSRFSVPNTCPVQSRSLRQEVFFDPDVFFYFCVICIIFFFTFASKYLEAERSK; from the exons ATGGCTTCCCAGCCTCAAGGGAAGCAAACGGTGTCAGACGTCCGGACATGGGAGCAGACATTTCAAGAACTGATGCAGCAGGAGAAACCTCGGGCCAGGTGGACTCTGAAGCTGGATGGGAAACTCGAGCCAGATTGCCTTGCAGAAGGGTGGAAGCAGTACCAGCAAAAAGGATTTGGCAG GTTTCAGTGTTCCTCATGCCAGCGAAGTTGGGCTTCTGCTCAAGTGCTTATCTTATGTCACATGTACCTGGAGCACCAGAAGTCCCAGGGCCAGGTGATTATGCGGCTTTTTGCTCAGAGGTGCAAGAAGTGTTCCTGGTCTCGATTTGAGGATCCTGAGTTCTCCCCAGAGAGTGCCATGAGGATTCTGAAAAATGTGGTGCGGCGTATTCTGGAGAAATTCTACGGGAATGGCTTTAGGAAGTTTCCAGAGCTACCCATCATCAAGGAGGTGCCTTTGGATGGGTCCCATGACACAATCAATTGTGAAGCATGTACTCTGGGCTACTGTTTACTGAGGTCACGAAACAACACAACAGAGCCATCAATATCGCCATTCTCCTGTACAGATAATAGGAGTTCCTCTTGTCACATTGGTGACGTGTCCAGCCAAAACCAGGAGTGTGGGAATTACTATGGCTCTAAGGGGTCAGGGCCCAGCCATACCACTACTGAGACCCAAGCACCTGGGGCAGGCACTCAGCCCAAAGGGGAGACTAGTAGACCACCCACCCCAATGGCAGACCGGCAGACCACACAGGGAAATTCACAATTCACACAAGGGACAGCACAGTGGCAGACCACCCCAATGGCAGACAGGCAGACCACACAGGGTGATTCACAAGCCACACAGGTCCCCTGGAGGACATACTCTGAGGTTCTAAAGATGGCCCGCCAACAGTCTGCACAGCAGTCATGCTCACAAGCCACATGGAGGACAGACCCAAAGACCACGTCAGGGGCAATCCTAAGGTTTACATCAAGGTCACACACTCAGACTATAGGCAGAACAGCCCCTTCTACCCTAGGGTCAAACCTAAAGCTCACACAGAGGACAACCAGGTTTGTGACCATCAGGGGAGCTCAAGCTGTCTGGGAAAGTTCATCCAGATTTTCTGTTCCAAACACCTGTCCCGTACAGTCTCGTTCACTGCGACAAGAGGTTTTCTTTGACCCGGATGtgtttttctacttctgtgttatctgtattatttttttctttacctttgcaAGCAAATACTTGGAAGCAGAAAGATCAAAATAa